From the genome of Thauera chlorobenzoica:
GCCGGCGAGGGCGACCGGAACCACCGCCAGGGCTTGTTCGATGGCGCTCTGGAAGGCGCCGAGGCGGAGCGCGCGCAGCCCTTCCTGCGCGGTGAACGTGCCTTCGGCGAAGAACAGCAGCGGTGCGCCGGCGCTTGCGAGGGCGCCGAGACGGCGGCTGTCTTCCACGCTCTGGCGGGAGTCGGCGCGATTGACGAAGCAGGTGTCCATGCGGGCGAACAGCGGACCGAGCACGCGGTTGCCGGCGAGCTCGGCCTTGGCGACGAAGCGCACCGGCTGCGGCAGGGCGGCGACGAGCACCAGCCCGTCGATGTAGCTGGCATGGTTGGCGACGAGGATGCAGGGCGCGGCGGGAAGATGGCGCAGGCCTTCGACCCGCAGCGGGCAGCCGCACAGGCGCTGGCACAGGCGGGCGAGGCGGTGGATCGCCGTCCACCGCTGGTCGAGCCGCGGTAGCAGCAGGATCGCCGCCACCGCCAGCGGCGCCAGCGCCGCGAACATGGCCCACATCCAGGCCGCGCGCATGACCGCGGGAACGGCCTGCAGGTGGCGGCGCAGCCGCGCACGGGCGCTGGCCCGCTGCAGGCGCAGCAGCTGCAGCCACGGCGGGCGGGGCGGGGTGTCGAGACCGCCGCGGAGGTAGGCCTCGCGCAGCGCTGCGCGGCGGATCTTGCCGCTCGAGGTTTTCAGCACCGTGTGCGGCGGGGCGAGGATCACCGCGTCCGGGGCGAGGTCGAACTCGGCCAGCGCCGCGGCGACGATCTGCCGCTGCAGGCGGTGGCGGGCGCCGGCATCGTCGACGGCGGTCTCGGCGATGACGATCAGGCGCTCTTCGCCGCCGTCGGTGCCGGCCCCGAACACCGCGACACAGCCCTTGCGCACTCCGGGCAGCGCACCGATCGCCTGCTCGAGGTCGTAGGGGTAGAGGTTGCGCCCGGCGCGGATGATCACCTCCTTGGCCCGCCCGGTGACATAGAGTTCGCCGTCGGCAAGGTAGGCGTGGTCGCCGGTGACGAGCCAGCCGTCGTCGAACAGCGCCGCACTCGCCGCCGGGTTGCGGTAATAGCCGGCGGTCGCCGACGGGCCGCGGAACTCCAGGTGGCCCACCCTGCGCTCGGGGAGGACATGGCCGGCGCCATCGACGATGCGCACTTCGTGACCGGGCAGCGGCGCTCCGCAGCAGACAAAGCGCAGCGCCTCGCCGTCGTCGGCGGCGGCGCGCACGGCGTCACCGCCAAGGTGCAGCGCGCTGCGCTCGACGCGGTCGATGACGGCGCCTCGGCCGGGCGGCGACACGCACAGACCGACCGCGCATTCGGCGAGGCCGTACACCGGAGTGACGGTGGTCGCCGGCAGGCCGTAGGGGGCGAAGGTGGCGGCGAAACGCTGCAGGGTATCGGGGTTGACCGGCTCGGCACCGTTGGCGGCGAGCCGCCAGCACGACAGGTCGAGGCCGTCGAGGTCAGCGTCGGCGAGGCGCTTGACGCACAGCTCGAAGGCGAAGTTCGGGGCCGCGGTCACCGTGCCGCGGTGGTGGTGGATCGCCCATAGCCAGCGCTCGGGATGGGCGAGGAAATCGAGCGGTGACATCAGCACCAGCGGGCAGGCGTA
Proteins encoded in this window:
- a CDS encoding AMP-binding protein is translated as MSSSLPAPEQRKAPAPSADALLELIDALVRELQPGNRLPAGLDSALDRDLGLDSLARVELLARVERRFAVRLAAETLGTCETPRQLLGAVAQAACAPLPPPAAPGAPLPPPAPARGEPDAAATLLQVLGWHAGRHPERVHVTFYDRDERIETLTYGELADAAEHTAGALFALGLHAGDRVALMLPSGLDFFRAFFGILSAGMVPVPIYPPARPSQLEDHLQRQAGILRNCEARALITFERVRPLARMLAGLAPALAHVATPAGLAAAPALRPLPASADELALIQYTSGSTGEPKGVMLTHANLLSNIRAWGTVAALDSNDVCVSWLPLYHDMGLIGTWMGSLYYACPLVLMSPLDFLAHPERWLWAIHHHRGTVTAAPNFAFELCVKRLADADLDGLDLSCWRLAANGAEPVNPDTLQRFAATFAPYGLPATTVTPVYGLAECAVGLCVSPPGRGAVIDRVERSALHLGGDAVRAAADDGEALRFVCCGAPLPGHEVRIVDGAGHVLPERRVGHLEFRGPSATAGYYRNPAASAALFDDGWLVTGDHAYLADGELYVTGRAKEVIIRAGRNLYPYDLEQAIGALPGVRKGCVAVFGAGTDGGEERLIVIAETAVDDAGARHRLQRQIVAAALAEFDLAPDAVILAPPHTVLKTSSGKIRRAALREAYLRGGLDTPPRPPWLQLLRLQRASARARLRRHLQAVPAVMRAAWMWAMFAALAPLAVAAILLLPRLDQRWTAIHRLARLCQRLCGCPLRVEGLRHLPAAPCILVANHASYIDGLVLVAALPQPVRFVAKAELAGNRVLGPLFARMDTCFVNRADSRQSVEDSRRLGALASAGAPLLFFAEGTFTAQEGLRALRLGAFQSAIEQALAVVPVALAGTRRVLRDGSWRPQPGALAVTVCPPLAPAGEDWHALLALRDATRTSILARCGETDAAAPR